A single region of the Candidatus Caccoplasma merdavium genome encodes:
- a CDS encoding YtxH domain-containing protein, whose amino-acid sequence MKCASLLAGFLTGAAIGAAIGILFAPEKGEDTRSKINEVLRENGIKLSREDMENLVNKIAAKLKLDKSVEAED is encoded by the coding sequence ATGAAATGTGCTTCTTTATTAGCCGGCTTCCTGACAGGTGCTGCCATCGGTGCTGCCATCGGGATACTTTTCGCCCCTGAAAAAGGCGAAGACACGCGTAGTAAAATCAATGAAGTTCTTCGTGAGAACGGCATCAAACTGAGCCGCGAGGATATGGAAAACCTCGTCAACAAAATTGCCGCCAAGCTCAAACTTGACAAATCAGTTGAAGCAGAAGACTGA
- a CDS encoding phage holin family protein: MSTSNPTPSLRQVIAEIKQYLSLQCEWVKLDSVEKLTRIVSSLIFLILAIILIAIALLYLSLSVVHLIQIYTGAVAAYSIMAGFFLLLFVVLWLLRRSCIVNPILRFFYKMFLTPKEGQNDFTSNTNNEL, translated from the coding sequence ATGAGCACCTCCAACCCAACCCCCTCCTTGCGCCAAGTCATTGCGGAGATAAAACAATACCTTTCGCTACAATGTGAATGGGTGAAACTCGACAGCGTCGAAAAATTGACACGCATTGTCTCTTCTCTCATCTTCCTCATATTGGCCATTATCCTCATTGCCATTGCGCTGCTTTATCTTTCCCTCTCTGTCGTTCATCTCATACAAATATATACAGGAGCCGTTGCCGCCTATTCCATCATGGCCGGTTTCTTCTTGTTGCTATTTGTCGTTTTGTGGCTCCTGCGCCGCAGTTGCATCGTCAACCCCATATTGCGCTTCTTCTATAAAATGTTCCTCACGCCGAAAGAAGGCCAAAACGACTTCACCTCAAACACCAACAACGAGCTATGA